In Eupeodes corollae chromosome 3, idEupCoro1.1, whole genome shotgun sequence, a single genomic region encodes these proteins:
- the LOC129952260 gene encoding uncharacterized protein LOC129952260 translates to MDYKQTCSYGSSVKISNWQDRMLSYPLDNSNPKSIGSSHYRALGDSNLLFIPKTTTQEQQESGILTKSEARQVAKAEINFVSYPMNDFRFENYGPKESLYVEPKITTYQEVFKPPRPLTKKLDCCEKVLHPLFNKKPKNDFEMLPTSTNMFMDDHLVKISEGKKKINFFRQIRNTSNIFY, encoded by the exons aTGGACTACAAACAAACATGTAGTTATGGCTCTTCcgtcaaaatatcaaattggcAAGATCGAATGTTGTCTTATCCGCTCGATAATTCAAACCCAAAG tcaataggGTCATCGCATTATCGAGCTTTAGGAGATTCAAATCTTCTTTTCATTCCGAAAACAACAACTCAAGAACAACAAGAATCTGGAATACTAACTAAATCTGAAGCACGGCAAGTTGCCAAggctgaaattaattttgtttcgtatcCTATGAATGA ttttcgttTCGAAAATTATGGTCCCAAAGAATCTCTGTACGTCGAGCCTAAGATAACAACTTATCAGGAAGTCTTCAAACCACCGCGACCATTGACTAAGAAATTAGATTGCTGTGAAAAAGTCTTACATccacttttcaataaaaagccaaaaaatgattttgaaatgctTCCTACATCAACAAATATGTTCATGGATGACCATTTAGTGAAAATTTCTGAaggcaaaaagaaaattaatttttttcgacaGATACG aaatacttcaaacatattttattga